Proteins encoded together in one uncultured Sphaerochaeta sp. window:
- a CDS encoding TIM barrel protein: MVPFSANIEMLNDQEPFLERIERAKSSGFDAIEFWSWENKDLAAIRGLCKEFGLFVSSISGDGNEYSLCDDTHCKGYIDYARASFEAAKQVGSSLVVIHSNALSDGKVVDSYSDIPKTRLYMNMVKTLLALAPYAEKAGITCVLEPLNRYVDHQGNLLHTLHDAAQVVEVVGSPNIALLYDLYHMQIESGNLCGNYDRFSMHVGHIHIADYPGRHEPGTGEVQYDRVLSHMLKGGYSGVFAFELSPSGAYESAVESIMNLRNILL; the protein is encoded by the coding sequence ATGGTACCATTTTCAGCAAATATTGAGATGCTTAATGATCAAGAACCATTTCTTGAACGGATTGAAAGGGCGAAATCCTCCGGGTTTGATGCAATTGAGTTTTGGTCTTGGGAAAATAAAGATCTGGCTGCTATCAGAGGATTGTGCAAGGAGTTTGGTTTATTTGTAAGTTCAATATCTGGTGATGGAAATGAATATTCTCTCTGTGATGATACTCATTGCAAAGGATATATCGACTATGCACGAGCTTCCTTTGAGGCTGCCAAACAAGTAGGCAGTTCCCTCGTGGTGATTCACTCCAATGCATTATCTGATGGGAAGGTGGTAGATTCATACTCGGATATACCAAAAACCAGGCTCTATATGAATATGGTAAAGACGCTGCTTGCCTTGGCTCCCTATGCGGAAAAAGCAGGTATTACGTGTGTTCTGGAACCCTTGAACCGATATGTTGATCATCAGGGGAACCTCCTCCATACCCTTCATGATGCGGCTCAGGTTGTCGAGGTGGTAGGATCTCCCAATATTGCATTATTGTATGATCTGTATCATATGCAGATTGAATCTGGTAACCTTTGTGGAAACTATGACAGGTTTTCAATGCATGTCGGGCATATTCATATTGCTGATTATCCTGGTCGACATGAACCGGGGACAGGGGAGGTCCAGTATGACCGAGTGCTATCCCATATGCTCAAAGGGGGGTATTCAGGGGTATTTGCTTTTGAGCTGAGTCCTTCTGGGGCATATGAATCAGCGGTGGAGTCAATTATGAATTTACGAAATATACTCTTGTAG
- a CDS encoding CehA/McbA family metallohydrolase — protein sequence MEELSIVKTYSREEQQHYTKIPFTVGGDIEQIVISYNYQRHMLKNHEWGVSKEEVNIIDLGLFSPDGNLRGWSGSERNTVYIDSSDASPGYKRGAIPPGTWHIALGIYKVTDQVQVSITINLKEKERRWLKGDLHMHTINSDGIYTTGEVITYARHTGLDFIALTDHNNTQQNQEIGNPVGITVLPGMEYTNYRGHANLFFTDTTEFAENPLSNTHEEMLTVLEAAKRREALVSINHPFDINCPWLWGFEAPFTLVEVWNGFFKESDAEAITWWRTQLKEGKRLVAVGGSDTHRIEQGRSFGTPTTYIHAISTGKEDLLEALKEGRVSISATPSSAQLDLVIAEAHIGGSVRYSAGMAGSIRIKDAKVGDRIVLYSNEGLEQSWEAAYAGTLTIPFLVQKREFYQVELYRKTLAFEMLNAMTNPVYLS from the coding sequence ATGGAAGAACTGAGTATTGTTAAAACGTATAGTAGAGAAGAACAACAGCACTATACAAAAATCCCGTTTACCGTTGGAGGGGATATCGAGCAAATTGTAATCTCGTACAACTACCAGCGTCATATGCTCAAGAACCATGAATGGGGTGTTTCCAAAGAAGAGGTGAACATCATCGATCTTGGCCTATTCTCCCCCGACGGAAATCTTCGTGGCTGGTCCGGCTCTGAGCGAAATACCGTGTACATCGATTCTTCGGATGCAAGCCCTGGTTATAAGCGTGGAGCAATACCTCCAGGGACATGGCACATCGCGCTGGGAATCTACAAGGTTACAGACCAGGTCCAAGTAAGCATTACCATCAATCTCAAGGAAAAGGAACGACGTTGGCTCAAGGGCGATTTGCACATGCATACCATTAACAGTGATGGGATCTACACAACAGGGGAAGTTATCACCTATGCCAGACACACTGGGCTCGACTTCATCGCCCTTACCGATCATAACAACACCCAGCAAAACCAGGAGATTGGAAATCCTGTAGGTATAACAGTCCTTCCAGGGATGGAATATACCAACTACCGGGGACATGCAAATCTCTTCTTTACTGATACTACTGAATTTGCTGAGAACCCCCTTTCCAATACCCATGAGGAGATGCTCACCGTCTTAGAAGCCGCAAAGCGAAGGGAAGCATTGGTAAGCATCAATCATCCATTTGATATAAATTGTCCCTGGCTGTGGGGATTTGAGGCTCCCTTCACCTTGGTTGAAGTGTGGAACGGCTTCTTCAAAGAATCTGATGCAGAAGCCATTACATGGTGGAGAACACAACTGAAGGAAGGAAAACGCTTGGTTGCCGTAGGAGGATCAGACACGCACCGTATTGAGCAGGGCAGGAGTTTTGGAACCCCCACCACATATATACACGCAATTTCAACTGGTAAAGAAGATCTTCTGGAAGCATTGAAAGAAGGACGAGTATCCATCTCAGCAACACCAAGTTCAGCACAACTTGATCTAGTCATCGCTGAGGCACACATAGGAGGATCTGTTCGCTATTCTGCAGGGATGGCCGGAAGCATCCGAATAAAGGATGCAAAGGTTGGCGACCGAATTGTGTTGTACAGCAATGAGGGGCTCGAACAAAGCTGGGAAGCTGCGTATGCCGGAACGCTGACAATCCCCTTCTTAGTGCAGAAACGGGAATTCTACCAAGTAGAACTCTACCGTAAAACCCTTGCTTTCGAAATGCTCAATGCAATGACCAACCCCGTCTACCTGAGTTGA
- a CDS encoding extracellular solute-binding protein: protein MNKKRMIVGLLILLVISLGVFAQGQMDKSTVEVKVLAGVTGGKDEAENKLFEAEMEKATGLNITWEKVPSGYDQVLMQKLGAGEQYDLIYLNQFQMYTLAKQGALTDLTDRMKDSQVYADNVDKAELEKIGLNGKYYAGFNKLEVFPLVNVNKAITDKVGIDLDSLDTLDEYYQMLKKVKTYMETTEGKKPYYPFFTYMPDIWDLQPWFSSAGLRRGVFVDASGKKYAPYVDSKAKPVWEWLAKLYKEGLMDPTSFTGKTGDMRSKMWQSQDIVMDVDWAAWTGLYNNNARTAGTYPAKVNVVGLPGTKGPDGTYMLEQGGASLWAIPSNAKNPDEAFEILEYMATKEGGLLLSAGIEGHDYTMKNGKIEYTEIGKSHAKDHGAPFPISTQFDLSLLGEMNPGVLDSVAIGQRDDVEVAPMGYANGELDARKYYDIMSKWMTDCIMGKMSADAAITGAEKELRANKLID from the coding sequence ATGAACAAGAAACGCATGATCGTTGGATTGCTGATTCTACTAGTCATCAGTCTCGGCGTCTTCGCTCAAGGGCAAATGGACAAGAGTACCGTAGAGGTAAAGGTCCTGGCAGGGGTGACAGGCGGTAAAGATGAAGCAGAGAACAAGCTTTTCGAAGCGGAGATGGAGAAGGCTACAGGCTTGAACATCACCTGGGAGAAGGTCCCCTCGGGGTATGACCAGGTTCTGATGCAAAAACTTGGAGCCGGAGAGCAGTATGATCTGATTTATCTCAATCAGTTCCAGATGTATACCTTGGCTAAGCAGGGAGCCTTGACCGATCTCACCGACCGGATGAAGGACTCCCAGGTCTATGCTGATAATGTTGATAAGGCAGAACTCGAGAAAATTGGTCTCAACGGTAAATACTATGCCGGATTCAACAAACTTGAGGTATTCCCTTTGGTCAACGTCAACAAAGCCATCACAGACAAGGTAGGTATCGACTTGGATTCGCTCGATACGCTGGACGAGTACTACCAGATGCTCAAGAAGGTAAAAACCTACATGGAAACTACCGAAGGCAAGAAGCCCTACTATCCATTCTTTACCTACATGCCGGACATCTGGGACCTACAGCCTTGGTTTAGTTCTGCTGGACTCAGACGTGGAGTCTTCGTCGATGCAAGCGGAAAGAAGTATGCTCCCTATGTTGATTCGAAGGCAAAACCTGTCTGGGAGTGGCTCGCCAAGCTCTACAAAGAAGGCTTGATGGATCCCACCTCCTTTACAGGTAAGACTGGGGACATGCGCAGTAAGATGTGGCAGAGTCAAGACATCGTTATGGATGTAGACTGGGCAGCTTGGACCGGACTTTACAATAATAATGCCCGAACTGCAGGGACCTATCCTGCAAAGGTTAATGTTGTTGGCCTTCCGGGGACAAAGGGTCCCGATGGTACCTATATGCTCGAACAGGGCGGTGCATCGCTCTGGGCAATTCCCTCCAATGCTAAAAATCCTGATGAAGCATTCGAGATTCTCGAATACATGGCTACCAAGGAAGGCGGCCTGTTGCTTTCAGCTGGGATCGAAGGGCACGACTACACCATGAAGAACGGAAAGATTGAGTATACTGAGATTGGAAAATCCCATGCCAAGGACCATGGGGCTCCATTCCCGATCTCCACTCAGTTTGACCTCTCCCTCCTCGGTGAGATGAACCCTGGGGTACTTGATTCAGTTGCTATTGGACAGAGAGATGACGTTGAAGTTGCACCGATGGGCTATGCCAACGGGGAACTGGACGCACGCAAATACTATGATATCATGTCCAAGTGGATGACCGACTGTATCATGGGCAAGATGAGCGCAGATGCTGCCATCACTGGAGCAGAGAAAGAGCTTCGTGCAAACAAGCTTATCGACTAA
- a CDS encoding LacI family DNA-binding transcriptional regulator translates to MVSIKDIARMAGVSVSTVSRVLNDRTCVSADKRAKILDAIKQTGYVPNRAARDMVSKHSSTVGIVMPGTFNMFQRQLFSTIEHHLEQFGYHTSFYFASTDLDGERACLKRLKADRLDGIIILHEIELPEIQQYLQEYKIPTVLATFERSGWKATSIHISEEEAALTAVNHLLKLGHQKIAFIGGTKYSFPGQRFIGYKKALESASLEYDETLVAYAETYNMEGGSKALKELLSRNVPFTAVFAITDELALGAMRTLADHDLNVPGDVSVIGFDNIELASFSIPRLTTIAQPMVEMGQTAVALLHSLITSKNRFPLSISLPFTFVARESTAQLR, encoded by the coding sequence ATGGTTAGTATCAAAGACATCGCTAGAATGGCAGGAGTTTCGGTTTCGACTGTCTCCCGCGTACTCAATGACAGGACTTGTGTGAGTGCTGATAAACGAGCCAAAATCCTAGATGCAATCAAGCAGACAGGGTATGTTCCCAATCGTGCAGCTCGGGACATGGTCAGTAAGCATTCCTCTACGGTGGGAATTGTCATGCCTGGTACGTTTAATATGTTCCAACGGCAGTTGTTCAGTACTATTGAGCATCATTTGGAACAATTCGGGTATCATACCAGCTTCTATTTTGCTTCCACAGATTTGGATGGGGAGAGAGCCTGCCTCAAGCGATTGAAGGCTGACCGCCTTGATGGGATTATCATTCTCCACGAAATTGAGCTTCCTGAGATACAACAGTATCTACAGGAGTATAAGATACCCACGGTATTGGCCACATTTGAGCGAAGTGGGTGGAAAGCTACATCGATTCACATTAGTGAGGAAGAGGCCGCACTAACCGCGGTTAATCATCTGCTTAAACTTGGACATCAGAAGATTGCCTTCATCGGGGGTACGAAATACAGCTTCCCAGGGCAACGTTTTATTGGCTATAAAAAGGCACTTGAATCGGCTTCCTTGGAGTATGATGAGACATTGGTGGCATATGCTGAGACGTATAACATGGAAGGTGGGTCAAAGGCACTCAAGGAGCTTTTATCACGAAATGTTCCCTTTACTGCAGTCTTCGCCATAACTGATGAGCTGGCTCTTGGTGCAATGAGAACTCTTGCCGACCATGACCTAAATGTACCTGGAGATGTTTCTGTCATTGGGTTTGATAACATCGAGCTAGCCTCGTTCTCCATCCCCAGGCTTACCACCATCGCACAACCCATGGTTGAGATGGGGCAGACAGCTGTAGCTCTTCTGCACTCCTTGATAACCAGCAAGAATCGTTTTCCTCTAAGCATCTCACTACCGTTTACGTTTGTAGCAAGAGAGTCAACAGCTCAACTCAGGTAG